One part of the Coprobacter tertius genome encodes these proteins:
- a CDS encoding queuosine precursor transporter translates to MRKNVSIPFMALGILFCVCLIISNILEVKMIEIGSITATAGLIVFPISYIINDCIAEVWGYKKARLIIWAGFAMNFLAVAFIQIAILLPAAGFWNGQESFASVFSATPRIAVASLLAFLAGSFLNAYVMSRMKVASNGKRFSLRAMVSTLVGESADSLIFFPIAFGGIVPFEDLCKLIITQAILKSGYEALILPVTIQVVKYIKKIDGSDVYDKDISYNILKIKEV, encoded by the coding sequence ATGAGAAAAAATGTAAGCATTCCCTTTATGGCATTAGGGATTTTATTTTGCGTATGCCTTATTATCTCCAATATTTTGGAAGTTAAAATGATTGAAATAGGCAGTATTACCGCCACTGCCGGGCTTATCGTTTTCCCTATTTCTTATATTATCAACGACTGTATCGCCGAAGTTTGGGGCTATAAAAAGGCACGGCTTATCATATGGGCCGGTTTCGCCATGAATTTTCTCGCGGTAGCATTCATACAGATAGCAATTTTATTACCAGCTGCCGGTTTTTGGAACGGGCAGGAATCTTTTGCCTCGGTCTTTTCCGCCACCCCAAGAATAGCCGTAGCGAGTTTATTAGCATTTCTGGCCGGTTCGTTCCTGAACGCTTATGTAATGAGCCGAATGAAAGTTGCCAGTAATGGTAAAAGATTTTCATTAAGGGCTATGGTTTCTACATTAGTGGGAGAAAGTGCCGATTCACTGATTTTTTTTCCTATCGCATTCGGAGGAATCGTTCCATTTGAAGATTTATGTAAACTTATTATAACACAAGCCATTCTTAAATCAGGATACGAAGCCCTAATATTACCGGTGACCATACAAGTAGTAAAATACATTAAGAAAATCGACGGAAGCGACGTATATGATAAAGACATTTCTTACAATATTCTGAAAATAAAAGAAGTATAA
- the queF gene encoding preQ(1) synthase: MENKGLTLLGGKTEYKQNYAPEVLEAFENKHPENDYWVRFNCPEFTSLCPITGQPDFATIQIDYIPDIKMVESKSLKLYLFSFRNHGAFHEDCVNIIMKDLIKLMNPKYIEVTGFFTPRGGISIYPYCNYGRPDTEFYEMAKNRLKNHK; this comes from the coding sequence ATGGAAAATAAAGGACTTACCCTGCTGGGTGGAAAAACGGAATATAAACAAAATTATGCCCCCGAAGTATTGGAAGCATTCGAGAACAAGCATCCCGAAAACGATTATTGGGTAAGATTTAACTGCCCCGAATTTACAAGTTTGTGCCCAATTACAGGACAACCGGATTTCGCAACGATACAAATCGATTACATTCCGGATATAAAAATGGTAGAAAGTAAAAGTCTGAAATTGTATTTATTCAGTTTTCGCAACCATGGAGCTTTTCATGAAGATTGCGTTAATATTATCATGAAAGATCTTATAAAGCTTATGAACCCCAAATACATCGAAGTCACCGGCTTTTTTACCCCGCGTGGAGGTATAAGCATATATCCGTATTGCAATTACGGACGACCCGATACCGAATTTTATGAAATGGCCAAAAATCGGCTCAAAAATCATAAATAA
- a CDS encoding AraC family transcriptional regulator — translation MWLDFYMFVTLAAGIALTVLGWQLCGIHIPRGEDTHRLRTARAILAASYFILAAPAFCELLSGGEADRKIIAVLTVATAACQSLLFTATLLTFIQPLYVTRRRVWTQVGIVAAAAALFLLVALGSDARWIFYVALAAYAIQLAWYTLVFRREYAESLRLLEEYYDEDQHTRLRWAKFGFYAALTVGIVASLSVWLPPAVYNLFTVGYVLFYGWFANRFSNYAAKINYYLPAVMQKPEPVLPQAADVAVAGLSASEITKEKEHLRIALERWVAGRGFTRPEESREQITRELGTTKDFLNWYFKTEIRQDFRSWRIGLRIEYAKQSMAEESGLSMNGLAKKVGYATKSNFYGHFKKLTGETPVEYQRRIASKR, via the coding sequence ATGTGGCTGGATTTTTATATGTTCGTGACCCTCGCGGCAGGCATTGCCCTGACCGTTCTGGGTTGGCAGTTGTGCGGTATCCATATCCCCCGCGGGGAGGATACCCACCGGCTGCGCACGGCACGCGCCATCCTTGCCGCATCCTATTTCATCCTTGCCGCTCCTGCTTTCTGCGAGCTTCTCAGCGGAGGAGAAGCCGACCGGAAAATCATTGCAGTCCTTACGGTAGCCACAGCCGCCTGTCAATCCCTGCTGTTCACGGCCACGCTGCTGACCTTTATCCAGCCGTTGTACGTCACCCGCCGCCGGGTGTGGACGCAGGTGGGGATCGTTGCGGCTGCAGCGGCCCTGTTCCTGCTGGTGGCGCTCGGAAGCGATGCACGGTGGATATTCTACGTTGCATTGGCGGCCTACGCGATACAGTTGGCCTGGTATACGCTGGTGTTCCGCCGCGAATATGCCGAAAGCCTGCGGCTGTTGGAGGAGTATTACGACGAAGACCAGCATACGCGGCTGCGTTGGGCGAAATTCGGATTCTATGCCGCGCTCACGGTCGGTATCGTCGCCTCGCTGTCCGTGTGGCTGCCGCCGGCCGTCTATAATCTCTTTACCGTCGGTTACGTCCTGTTCTACGGGTGGTTCGCCAACCGTTTTTCCAACTATGCGGCAAAAATCAATTATTACCTGCCTGCCGTCATGCAGAAACCGGAGCCGGTTCTCCCGCAAGCGGCGGATGTGGCCGTGGCCGGATTGTCCGCATCGGAGATAACGAAGGAGAAAGAGCATCTGCGGATCGCGCTCGAACGCTGGGTTGCCGGGCGGGGTTTCACCCGTCCCGAAGAGAGCCGGGAACAAATCACACGGGAGCTGGGGACGACAAAGGATTTTCTTAATTGGTATTTCAAAACCGAAATCCGGCAGGATTTCCGCTCGTGGCGGATCGGGTTGCGTATCGAATACGCCAAACAGTCGATGGCCGAAGAATCCGGTCTCTCCATGAACGGTCTCGCAAAAAAGGTCGGTTACGCCACCAAAAGCAATTTTTACGGACATTTCAAAAAACTCACGGGCGAAACTCCGGTCGAGTACCAGCGGCGGATCGCATCGAAACGCTGA
- a CDS encoding leucine-rich repeat domain-containing protein, whose product MKAKFLTLFLSAVALLAACDKDNDPVAVSDAVPEGITVTTYDTLLEALKTGGASADAPTLITLGGDITIPAGGDNTNPPINGSGHFKIDGGGHTLTWEGEDNNFHFLGNASPDADAVYIELTNINLVRQGMNAAVGVYNGRITLGKDVALNGQYKTMIVAVGEKAALELGDGCELSCTAVSGSCCVSVWYGATLVLNGGKTAAGAYIDLSCYFYPAVSYPLISVPKALTGDVQLLLTTIGVTSIAQGAGGYQLTQADCDRLKVDPESTVSLYGEPHQKYGDNFELYLDPAAEHQIKLRLKNFTPPTSGNIDMTSMTADEAQLTILAALAAGFTEIKLTGELYKTGIGGNWGTFINNKKITKCDLTGVTDWGRTPTLPDVAFANCTALQEVTLPDDMKVIGNGAFLGCAALTTVNLSQVTWINLNAFWGCTSLETLALDNVTAIGQEAFYGCTGLETLKIPKCTQFGTYIVTGCRSLTRIEATAAGDFVDISDGTNSIERIAVFHNRDGHSGDSAFNPAKCDLVLNADKKQDGNATPQVFSGNEWLMMPSGELMRWNSITFAQQ is encoded by the coding sequence ATGAAAGCGAAATTCTTGACTCTTTTCTTGTCGGCGGTGGCGCTGCTGGCAGCGTGCGATAAAGACAATGATCCGGTAGCGGTGTCGGATGCCGTGCCGGAAGGTATCACCGTCACCACCTACGACACCCTCCTCGAAGCCCTGAAGACGGGCGGCGCCTCGGCCGACGCCCCTACACTCATCACGCTGGGCGGCGACATCACGATACCCGCGGGAGGTGACAACACCAACCCTCCCATAAACGGCAGCGGCCACTTCAAGATAGACGGCGGCGGCCACACCCTCACCTGGGAAGGGGAAGACAACAACTTCCACTTCCTCGGCAATGCCAGCCCCGACGCCGATGCCGTTTATATAGAACTCACCAATATCAATCTGGTCCGACAAGGTATGAACGCCGCGGTAGGTGTTTACAACGGCAGGATTACGCTGGGCAAAGACGTGGCATTGAACGGGCAATATAAAACCATGATTGTGGCTGTCGGCGAGAAAGCGGCATTGGAACTGGGTGACGGCTGCGAATTGTCTTGCACGGCAGTCAGCGGTTCGTGCTGTGTAAGCGTCTGGTATGGCGCCACCCTCGTGCTGAACGGGGGAAAGACCGCTGCCGGGGCTTACATAGACCTAAGCTGCTATTTTTACCCGGCCGTCTCCTATCCCCTCATCTCCGTTCCGAAAGCCCTCACGGGTGATGTGCAACTCCTTCTCACCACGATCGGTGTAACCTCCATCGCCCAAGGTGCTGGCGGTTACCAACTGACGCAGGCGGACTGCGACCGTCTGAAAGTGGATCCGGAGTCAACGGTCAGCCTCTATGGAGAGCCGCATCAGAAGTACGGCGACAACTTCGAGCTTTACCTCGACCCGGCGGCGGAACATCAAATCAAGCTGCGCCTGAAGAATTTCACACCCCCCACTTCCGGCAACATCGACATGACCTCTATGACTGCCGACGAAGCGCAGCTAACTATCCTTGCCGCCCTCGCCGCAGGCTTCACCGAAATCAAGCTGACGGGCGAACTTTACAAAACAGGAATTGGCGGTAACTGGGGTACGTTTATCAATAATAAAAAAATCACGAAATGCGACCTCACCGGAGTGACGGACTGGGGTAGAACGCCAACTCTACCCGATGTCGCCTTTGCGAATTGCACCGCCTTGCAGGAGGTGACGCTGCCCGATGATATGAAGGTAATCGGAAATGGTGCTTTTTTAGGTTGCGCTGCGCTGACTACGGTGAATCTTTCGCAGGTTACCTGGATTAATCTAAACGCATTCTGGGGATGCACTTCATTGGAGACGCTCGCTTTGGATAATGTGACTGCGATAGGCCAAGAGGCTTTCTACGGATGCACGGGCCTCGAAACGCTCAAAATACCGAAGTGTACCCAGTTCGGCACTTATATCGTAACGGGCTGCCGCAGCCTCACCCGGATAGAAGCCACCGCAGCCGGAGATTTCGTTGACATAAGTGATGGTACCAACAGTATAGAGCGTATCGCCGTTTTTCACAACAGAGACGGTCATTCCGGAGATAGCGCATTCAATCCCGCCAAGTGCGACCTCGTGCTGAACGCCGACAAGAAGCAGGATGGCAATGCCACCCCCCAAGTCTTCAGCGGCAACGAATGGCTTATGATGCCCAGCGGCGAACTCATGAGATGGAATAGCATCACCTTTGCGCAGCAGTAA
- a CDS encoding DUF362 domain-containing protein, with product MEKSKVYFTNLHTTPSSNLLDKMERLVRKAGIADIDFNHQFTAIKIHFGEPGNLAYIRPNYAARMADVLREMGAKPFLTDSNTLYSGHRSNAVDHLQSAMDNGFNPISAKCQVIIADGLKGTDYREIVIDQEFCRTAKIGTAIADADIIVTMNHFKGHEQTGFGGALKNLGMGCASVGGKLELHSASAPIVVAENCRGCNICVKNCAHDAIHLNMEHIATIDYEKCVGCGQCVALCQFDAAKLGKDDTSQRLNCKIAEYTLAVLKGKPHFHVSFIMNVSPECDCWNHNDAAIVPDLGIAASFDPVALDMACADLVTGAPAIPGSKLYEAHSHDHLAGKDKFTYLHPDTDWRAGLEHAEKIGLGNRDYELINV from the coding sequence ATGGAAAAGTCAAAAGTTTATTTTACAAATTTACACACTACTCCCTCTTCCAATTTACTGGATAAAATGGAGCGTTTGGTCCGAAAGGCCGGTATTGCCGACATCGATTTTAATCATCAGTTTACAGCGATAAAGATACATTTCGGGGAGCCCGGCAATTTGGCCTATATACGACCTAATTATGCGGCTCGTATGGCCGATGTTCTGAGAGAAATGGGTGCAAAACCTTTTCTTACCGATAGTAATACCTTGTACTCGGGACACCGCTCTAATGCTGTAGACCACTTACAGAGTGCAATGGATAACGGTTTTAACCCCATATCGGCCAAATGTCAAGTGATTATTGCTGACGGCCTGAAAGGTACTGACTATCGTGAAATCGTGATCGATCAGGAATTTTGCCGTACGGCAAAAATCGGAACAGCGATTGCAGATGCTGATATTATCGTTACAATGAATCATTTTAAAGGACATGAGCAGACAGGCTTCGGTGGAGCGTTGAAAAATTTGGGGATGGGTTGTGCGAGTGTAGGTGGTAAGTTAGAATTACACTCCGCTTCGGCTCCCATAGTCGTTGCTGAAAATTGTCGTGGCTGCAATATCTGTGTAAAAAATTGTGCGCACGACGCGATTCATTTAAATATGGAACATATTGCGACTATCGATTATGAAAAATGTGTCGGTTGCGGGCAGTGTGTGGCGCTTTGTCAGTTTGATGCGGCGAAATTGGGAAAAGACGATACCTCGCAACGCCTAAATTGTAAAATCGCCGAATATACGTTGGCGGTATTGAAGGGAAAACCGCATTTTCATGTCAGTTTTATCATGAATGTATCGCCGGAGTGTGATTGCTGGAACCATAACGATGCAGCTATTGTTCCCGATTTAGGTATTGCGGCATCTTTCGACCCGGTCGCTTTAGATATGGCTTGCGCCGATTTGGTAACAGGTGCACCGGCCATTCCGGGCAGTAAATTATACGAAGCGCATAGTCATGATCATTTAGCGGGAAAGGATAAATTTACGTATTTGCATCCTGATACCGATTGGCGTGCCGGTCTTGAACACGCCGAAAAGATAGGCCTCGGGAATAGAGATTACGAGCTTATAAATGTTTGA
- a CDS encoding TIGR01212 family radical SAM protein (This family includes YhcC from E. coli K-12, an uncharacterized radical SAM protein.) codes for MEEKRYNEFGDFLKSRFPFKVQKISVNAGFTCPNRNGEKGWGGCTYCNNQTFSPQYCHTDKSIDRQLSEGISFFRRKYPEMRYLAYFQAYTNTYGDVADVIEKYEQALRYPEVVGLIIGTRPDCMPDELLGYLRELSRKVFVLVEYGVESTFDETLMRINRGHRYSDSVKAICRTAEAGIFTGAHMIMGLPGESRNMILQHAVKLSELPLTTLKLHQLQLIRNTRMAAEYKKDPEGFHLYQLDEYIDLVVDFIEMLRPNIILERFVSQSPDELLIAPRWGIKNHEFTARLLRKMRERNASQGRLFK; via the coding sequence ATGGAAGAGAAACGATATAACGAATTCGGAGATTTTCTGAAAAGTCGTTTCCCGTTTAAAGTGCAGAAGATATCGGTAAATGCAGGTTTTACTTGCCCTAACCGGAATGGTGAAAAGGGCTGGGGCGGATGTACTTATTGTAATAATCAGACCTTTAGTCCGCAATATTGCCATACAGATAAAAGTATCGACCGGCAACTAAGTGAAGGAATTTCGTTTTTTCGACGTAAATATCCCGAGATGCGTTATTTGGCATATTTTCAGGCTTACACAAATACTTACGGAGATGTAGCGGATGTGATTGAAAAATATGAACAAGCTTTACGGTATCCGGAAGTAGTGGGTCTGATCATCGGTACACGGCCCGATTGCATGCCCGATGAATTGTTGGGTTATTTACGGGAGTTATCTCGAAAAGTATTTGTTCTGGTTGAATATGGCGTAGAATCTACTTTTGATGAAACGCTTATGCGAATAAATCGGGGACACCGGTATTCAGATTCTGTAAAAGCTATTTGTCGTACGGCAGAAGCCGGTATATTTACAGGAGCCCATATGATTATGGGATTGCCGGGAGAGTCGCGGAATATGATATTGCAACATGCCGTAAAATTGTCTGAGTTACCGTTGACGACACTTAAACTACATCAACTGCAACTTATACGTAATACCCGCATGGCGGCTGAATATAAAAAAGATCCCGAAGGGTTTCATTTATATCAGCTTGACGAATATATCGATTTGGTCGTGGATTTTATAGAAATGTTGCGGCCGAATATCATACTCGAGCGTTTTGTGTCTCAATCGCCCGATGAGTTATTGATTGCTCCCCGTTGGGGAATAAAGAATCACGAATTTACTGCACGTTTATTGCGTAAGATGAGAGAGCGGAATGCTTCACAAGGACGTTTATTTAAATGA
- a CDS encoding dipeptidase: MNAKEYITANSDRFYRELFSLLRIPSISDKPSHKGDMLACAKRWAELLLEAGVDKAEIMPTSANPVVFASKTVNDNAPTVLVYGHYDVMPVEPLELWKSDPFEPEIRDGRIWARGADDDKGQSFIQVKGFEAALKSGLLQCNVKFLLEGGEEIGSPGLEDFCRENKDLLKSDVILVSDTSMVAKETPSITTGLRGLAYWEIEVTGPNRDLHSGIFGGAVANPINILCKMIADITDKDGRITIPHFYDDVEEVSTIEREMLAEVPHSDEAYAEAIGVKSLFGEKGYTTLERTAIRPTFDVCGIWGGYTAEGSKTVLPSKATAKVSSRLVPHQQHEKISKLFIDYIERIAPDYVKVKVTPMHGGESYVCPIDLPAYKAAEKAYTKAFEKKPLAVRRGGSIPIIASFEKILGTKTVLMGFGLESNAIHSPNENHQIEVFEKGIEAVIEFYREFGK; encoded by the coding sequence ATGAATGCAAAGGAATATATAACTGCTAATTCCGATCGATTTTATCGTGAGTTGTTTTCGTTACTGCGTATACCGTCGATAAGTGATAAGCCATCTCATAAAGGCGATATGTTGGCGTGTGCTAAACGTTGGGCAGAGCTGTTGCTCGAAGCGGGGGTAGATAAAGCGGAGATTATGCCTACATCGGCAAATCCGGTAGTTTTTGCCTCTAAAACGGTTAATGATAATGCTCCTACCGTTTTGGTTTACGGTCATTATGATGTGATGCCGGTAGAACCTCTCGAGTTATGGAAAAGCGATCCTTTTGAACCGGAGATAAGAGATGGGCGTATATGGGCTCGAGGGGCCGACGATGATAAAGGCCAGTCGTTTATTCAGGTGAAGGGTTTTGAAGCTGCGTTGAAAAGTGGATTATTACAATGTAATGTAAAATTCTTATTAGAAGGGGGTGAGGAAATCGGTTCTCCCGGTTTGGAGGATTTTTGCCGGGAAAATAAAGATCTATTGAAGTCAGATGTGATTTTGGTTTCAGATACCAGTATGGTAGCAAAAGAGACTCCTTCTATTACGACGGGATTGCGTGGTTTGGCATATTGGGAAATAGAAGTTACCGGTCCCAATAGAGATTTGCATTCGGGGATATTCGGTGGGGCCGTAGCTAATCCTATAAATATATTGTGTAAAATGATTGCCGATATTACCGATAAAGATGGCCGAATTACTATTCCTCATTTTTATGATGATGTAGAGGAAGTTTCAACGATCGAACGGGAAATGCTTGCTGAAGTTCCTCATAGTGATGAAGCGTATGCAGAGGCTATCGGAGTAAAGTCGCTTTTTGGAGAAAAAGGATATACGACACTCGAGCGTACAGCTATACGTCCTACGTTCGATGTTTGCGGAATTTGGGGAGGATATACGGCTGAAGGTTCTAAAACTGTGTTGCCATCGAAGGCTACAGCTAAAGTATCGAGCCGGTTGGTTCCGCATCAGCAACATGAAAAGATATCTAAATTGTTCATCGATTATATCGAACGTATTGCCCCCGATTACGTAAAAGTGAAAGTTACTCCGATGCACGGCGGTGAAAGTTACGTGTGTCCTATCGACTTACCGGCGTATAAGGCTGCCGAAAAAGCTTATACAAAGGCTTTCGAAAAGAAACCGCTGGCAGTACGACGTGGAGGAAGTATCCCGATTATTGCTTCGTTTGAAAAAATTTTGGGTACTAAAACGGTCTTAATGGGATTCGGACTCGAATCAAATGCAATTCATTCTCCCAATGAGAATCATCAGATCGAAGTGTTTGAAAAAGGAATAGAAGCTGTTATTGAGTTTTACAGAGAATTCGGTAAATAG